CTGCAGAAGCACGACACGCTCACGGGCGTGGCTGGCGATACCAGTGCGTTGGCTGGTCCACGACAGAGTCTGAGCGCGATCGGGTCCCGCTCGCTGGTGATCCACACGACGGCGAACCGCTGCCTGAACGTCGCCGGCGGCGAGATCGCACCCGGGGGCGCGGTGATCCTGTGGGACTGCGTGGACGGGGAGACGGCCAATGAGCGCTGGACGCTGCCGGCAGTCGGGCAGGCCGGTGAGGTGAAGGTCTACGGCTACCTCTGCCTGGCGGCCGCGGGCACGGAGGCGGGCGCGCGGCTGACCACCGCGTGGTGCGAGGGGCAGGCGACGCAGCGCTGGACGCTGACGA
This region of Roseisolibacter agri genomic DNA includes:
- a CDS encoding ricin-type beta-trefoil lectin domain protein; translated protein: MIHTTANRCLNVAGGEIAPGGAVILWDCVDGETANERWTLPAVGQAGEVKVYGYLCLAAAGTEAGARLTTAWCEGQATQRWTLT